Proteins encoded by one window of Grus americana isolate bGruAme1 chromosome 7, bGruAme1.mat, whole genome shotgun sequence:
- the JMJD1C gene encoding probable JmjC domain-containing histone demethylation protein 2C isoform X4, with the protein MQGPYSLNGYRVRVYRQDSATQWFTGIITHHDLFTRTMVVMNDQVLEPQNVDPSMVQMTFLDDVVHSLLKGENIGITSRRRSRSNQNSNTVHGHYTRAQANSPRPAMNSQTAAPKQNSHQHQQQRNTRPNKRKGSDSSMPDEEKMKEERYDYIGRGENPKTKNKHFLSKRRKPEEDEKKLSMKRLRTDNISDYSESSDSEISNKRLTDSPSEQNSENELKSKNTSKINGEEGKSQAIEGVEQTLTDRRSPWDEIQEDKKHEETERLKSSVLDQQEKSSLHAAEQPTPYEQNAKDPHVQECNAELKNEQFVPRPPTPKCVVDITNENNSEKESRDNAASTFGLQTVQKIESHSSDLKQQFANANFLEARKQEADQSWVSSGVKTDLIQPGVVKTLSVNEHLNPEKEKVQYGSFMSPLNVASLAEESKLHKQSPVPDSVKSKPSASVDHPKTKSPDVKPKFTQSSDTVKSKVSSQNSHATGLTRSANKTDHDLPRSSFHPVPARVSALEATKSPLIIDKNEHFTVYRDPTLIGQETGTNHISPYLHQHNYPLHSSSHRTCLNPNAHHPALTGSSHLLAGSSAQAPLSAINTHPLSTASHHSVHHPHLLPAVLPGVPAASLLGGHPRLETAHASSLSHLALAHQQQQQMLQHQSPHLLGQAHPSASYNQLGLYPIIWQYPNGTHAYSGLGLPSSKWVHPETPVNAEASLRRNTPSPWLHQPTPVTSADSLGLLSHIPVRPSSADPLRPLKLTTHSSPPLSKSIVEHHKEELERKAFIEPLRSVTTAPVKTELEQSRTQTAKESHMHRHFADPMLNQLPRPPQETGERLSKYKEEHRRILQESIEVAPFTAKIKALEGERENYSRVTSLSSSPKSHSVKYDKDAERSVSELYKMKHSVPQSLPQSNYFTTLSNSVVNEPPRSYPSKEASSVYVDKQTNCPSTAASPQSLPSYISSLSKPPPLIKHQPESEGSASKIPEQLSQSVQSHSVNSFRSDSRSPTQLSISSSNTLRSMPALHRAPVFHPPVHQNLEKKESSYSSLSPPTLTPVQPVNAGAGKIQELQKPPTLVPEPKEAQTVYKGASEQNLSEVWKSNNAPNNEKVDWHAERMSGKSQSATASVIVRPPSSTKYDSVPVMQSASKDRVSERSSAVTNQADCLKTAEARETGRIILPNMNSDSARTQYEKKFPAVSQGSVPRAVTPTTTMICSTKMDVTASAATTTSVSSWGSSEVTYSLSNTVLACAPLECTTSRAASQAVAQTQECKVSTPAPVTPAAGKTGSAAQPSSGFSTSTDFVHLKKHKAALAAAQFKSSNTSETESNSVKNQTFSTSLSLDSAIVCNTINKANSVGSGQTSQTSQPNYHTKLKKAWLTRHSEEDKNTNKKENSGNSVSEIIKPCTVNLIASTSNDLQNNIDSKILVDKLAKEDKHPRRKAKRTYESGSESGDSDESESKSEQRTKRQPKPTYKKKQNDLQKKKGDPEEEVKPNGVLSRSAKEKSKLKLQSGSNSTGIPRSVLKDWRKVKKLKQTGESFLQDDSCSEIGPNLQKCRECRLIRSKKGEEPTHSPVFCRFYYFRRLSFSKNGVVRIDGFSSPDQYDDEALSLWTHENYEDDELDLETSKYILDIIGDKFCQLVTSEKTAMSWVKKDAKIAWKRAVRGVREMCDACEATLFNIHWVCQKCGFVVCLDCYKAKERKSSRDKELYAWMKCVKGQPHDHKHLMPTQIIPGSVLTDLLDAMHNIREKFEMKSHCQCSSKQSMQTGKLPAMNGVSQVLQNVLNHSNKISLCMPESQQQNTPQKSETNGNTSPRSDVSTDSKLTPPESQSPLHWLADLAEQKAREEKKENKECPPGKHAKEEKDQDNLESPNCKSSPPASQNNEQGSTLRDLLTTTAGKLRLGSTDAGIAFAPVYSTGTASGKSGRTMPNILDDIIASVVENKIPPNRAPKINVKSEIKDEPKDDRKCIQDDCSKLYSDIQYSWICDKHVLWLRDHKNNNNWKLFKECWKQGRPVLVSGMHKKMNFSLWKAESISLDFGNQQADILNCKDSIISNTNVKEFWDGFEDVSKRQKIKNGETALLKLKDWPSGEDFKAMMPARYEDLLKSLPLPEYCSPEGKLNLASHLPGFFVRPDLGPRLCSAYGVAATKDHDIGTTNLHIEVSDVVNILVYVGIAKGNGVLSKSGVLKKFEEEDLDDLLRKRLKDSSELPGALWHIYAGKDADKIREFLQKIAKEQGLEVLPEHDPIRDQSWYVNKKLRQRLLEEYGVKTCTVIQFLGDAIILPAGALHQVQNFHSCVQVTEDFVSPEHLVQSFHLTQELRLSKEEINYDDKLQVKNILYHAVKEMVRALKIHEGEMEDMDEN; encoded by the exons ATGCAAG GTCCGTACTCCTTAAATGGTTATAGGGTGAGAGTGTACAGACAGGATTCTGCCACCCAGTGGTTTACTGGTATCATAACTCATCATGATCTCTTCACCCGCACTATGGTTGTTATGAATGACCAG GTGTTAGAACCTCAGAATGTTGATCCTTCTATGGTTCAGATGACCTTTCTAGATGATGTTGTTCACTCTTTGTTGAAAGGTGAAAATATTGGCATCACTTCACGCCGACGGTCTCGTTCCAACCAGAACAGCAACACAGTCCAC ggtCATTATACACGTGCGCAAGCAAATAGTCCCAGACCAGCAATGAATTCCCAAACTGCAGCACCAAAACAGAATTCTCACCAGCACCAGCAACAGAGGAATACTCGGCCAAATAAGAGGAAAGGCTCTGATAGCAGCATGCCTGAtgaagagaagatgaaagaagaaagatatGATTATATAGGTCGAGGAG aaaaccccaaaaccaaaaataaacacttccttagtaaaagaagaaaacctgaagaggatgaaaaaaaacTAAGTATGAAGAGATTGCGGACGGACAATATTTCAGATTACTCTGAGAGCAGTGACTCcgaaatttcaaataaaagattAACAGATTCGCCCTCAGAGCAAAATTCGGAAAATGAGTTAAAAAGCAAGAACACTTCAAAGATAaatggagaagaaggaaaatccCAAGCTATTGAGGGAGTAGAGCAGACACTAACAGATAGGCGGTCTCCATGGGATGAAATACAGGAGGATAAAAAACACGAAGAGACAGAAAGACTGAAGTCATCCGTCTTAGATCAGCAGGAAAAATCTTCACTccatgcagcagagcagccaacACCTTATGAGCAGAATGCCAAGGACCCACATGTTCAAGAGTGcaatgcagaattaaaaaatgagcaatTTGTACCCAGACCTCCTACTCCAAAATGTGTTGTTGACATTACTAATGAAAACAACTCTGAAAAGGAGAGCCGGGATAATGCTGCAAGTACCTTTGGCTTGcaaacagttcagaaaataGAATCTCACAGCAGCGATTTAAAGCAGcaatttgcaaatgcaaatttcCTTGAAGCAAGAAAACAGGAAGCTGATCAAAGTTGGGTTAGCAGTGGTGTTAAAACGGATTTGATACAACCTGGGGTTGTAAAAACGTTGTCAGTAAATGAACACTTaaatcctgaaaaagaaaaagtgcagtATGGCTCGTTTATGTCTCCGTTAAATGTAGCTTCTCTAGCAGAAGAGAGTAAACTGCATAAACAAAGTCCAGTCCCTGATTCTGTGAAGTCAAAACCTAGTGCTTCAGTTGATCATCCTAAAACAAAGTCACCTGATGTTAAGCCTAAATTCACCCAATCTTCCGATACTGTGAAGTCCAAGGTTAGTTCCCAAAACAGCCATGCTACTGGATTAACAAGGTCAGCCAATAAAACTGATCATGATTTGCCTAGGTCTAGTTTTCATCCAGTTCCAGCTAGAGTTAGTGCTCTAGAAGCTACTAAAAGTCCTCTTATCATTGACAAGAATGAACATTTCACGGTGTACAGGGACCCCACTCTGATTGGACAAGAAACAGGAACTAATCACATTTCACCTTATTTGCATCAGCATAATTATCCTCTGCATTCCTCATCCCACCGAACCTGTTTAAATCCAAACGCTCATCATCCTGCATTAACTGGTTCATCCCATTTGCTAGCTGGGTCTTCAGCTCAGGCTCCCTTGTCCGCTATTAACACTCACCCCCTTAGTACCGCATCTCACCATTCTGTTCATCACCCTCATCTACTTCCTGCAGTGTTACCCGGAGTGCCTGCTGCCTCCTTGCTGGGTGGCCACCCGCGACTAGAGACTGCTCATGCTAGCAGCTTAAGCCATTTGGCATTAGcacaccagcagcagcaacagatgTTACAACACCAGTCTCCACATCTTCTCGGACAAGCTCATCCTTCTGCTTCCTATAATCAGCTAGGGCTTTATCCAATTATTTGGCAGTATCCAAACGGAACACATGCTTACTCAGGACTCGGTCTGCCCTCCTCCAAATGGGTCCACCCAGAAACTCCTGTTAACGCAGAGGCTTCCTTGAGAAGG AATACTCCCAGCCCGTGGTTACACCAGCCTACCCCGGTGACCTCAGCTGACAGCCTTGGTTTACTGAGTCACATTCCTGTGCGACCCTCCAGTGCAGATCCCCTTCGGCCTCTCAaactgacaacacattccagCCCACCGTTGTCCAAAAGTATCGTAGAGCATCACAAAGA AGAACTGGAGAGGAAAGCATTTATTGAACCTTTACGTTCTGTTACAACTGCACCGGTAAAGACGGAGCTAGAGCAAAGCAGAACGCAGACAGCAAAGGAGAGCCATATGCACAGACATTTTGCAGATCCAATGTTGAACCAGCTGCCAAGGCCACCACAGGAGACTGGGGAGCGACTGAGCAAATACAAAGAAGAACACAGACGGATACTCCAAGAAAGTATTGAAGTTGCTCCTTTTACAGCTAAAATAAAGGCactggagggagagagagagaactacTCCAGGGTAACGTCCTTATCTTCAAGTCCCAAAAGCCATTCAGTAAAATATGACAAAGATGCCGAACGCTCTGTGTCAGAACTGTATAAAATGAAGCACTCTGTTCCACAGAGTTTGCCGCAGAGTAACTATTTCACCACCTTGTCTAACAGTGTAGTAAATGAACCACCAAGATCGTACCCGTCAAAGGAAGCTTCAAGTGTATATGTTGATAAGCAAACTAATTGTCCTTCAACAGCAGCTAGTCCCCAGTCTCTCCCCTCttacatttcttctctttcaaaaccTCCACCTTTAATTAAGCACCAACCAGAGAGCGAAGGCTCTGCGAGCAAGATACCCGAGCAGCTTTCACAGTCGGTGCAGTCTCACTCAGTAAATTCTTTTAGAAGTGACAGCAGGAGCCCTACTCAGTTGTCAATCTCATCTTCAAATACACTCCGGAGTATGCCTGCCTTGCATAGAGCCCCTGTCTTTCACCCCCCTGTGCACCAGAAcctggagaagaaggaaagcagctATAGCAGCCTTTCGCCTCCGACTCTAACCCCTGTTCAACCTGTTAATGCTGGTGCTGGCAAAATACAGGAGTTGCAGAAACCACCGACTTTAGTACCTGAGCCTAAGGAAGCtcagactgtttacaagggtgcTTCTGAACAGAATTTGTCAGAAGTGTGGAAGTCCAATAATGCtccaaataatgaaaaagtggATTGGCATGCTGAAAGAATGAGTGGAAAGTCACAGTCCGCTACAGCATCTGTTATTGTGCGTCCTCCTTCCAGCACGAAATACGATAGCGTACCAGTAATGCAGTCTGCTTCCAAAGATCGAGTTAGTGAGAGATCTTCAGCTGTGACAAATCAAGCAGATTGCCTGAAAACAGCGGAAGCCAGGGAGACTGGAAGAATCATTCTGCCAAATATGAACTCAGACAGTGCTCGCACAcagtatgaaaagaaatttccaGCTGTCTCGCAAGGCAGCGTTCCTCGTGCTGTCACCCCCACCACAACTATGATCTGCAGTACCAAAATGGATGTCACCGCATCAGCGGCAACTACCACCAGCGTGTCAAGCTGGGGTAGTTCAGAAGTGACTTACTCCTTATCGAACACGGTCTTGGCCTGCGCGCCACTGGAGTGTACTACCTCGAGAGCGGCAAGTCAGGCGGTGGCGCAGACCCAGGAATGCAAGGTCAGCACTCCCGCTCCGGTTACACCCGCCGCTGGCAAGACAGGCAGCGCTGCTCAGCCCAGCTCGGGATTCTCCACCTCCACCGACTTTGTCCATTTGAAAAAGCAcaaggcagccttggctgcgGCTCAGTTTAAAAGTAGTAACACCAGTGAGACAGAGTCCAACTCTGTGAAAAATCAGACATTTTCAACCTCTCTCTCCCTAGACAGTGCTATCGTCTGTAATACAATAAACAAAGCGAACTCTGTAGGCAGTGGGCAAACTTCCCAGACGAGTCAGCCAAACTACCACACTAAACTGAAAAAGGCTTGGCTAACAAGGCATTCGGAGGAAGATAAAAACActaataaaaaagagaattcagggaacagtgtttcagaaattattaaGCCATGTACTGTCAATTTAATAGCTTCTACATCAAATGATTTGCAAAATAACATAGATAGTAAAATCTTGGTGGATAAGTTAGCAAAGGAAGATAAGCACCctaggagaaaagcaaaacgAACTTACGAGTCTGGCTCTGAAAGTGGAGACTCTGATGAAAGCGAGAGCAAGTCAGAGCAAAGGACTAAACGGCAACCCAAGCCAacttacaaaaagaaacaaaatgatttgcagaaaaaaaagggtgaTCCAGAGGAAGAAGTAAAACCGAATGGTGTTCTTAGCAGGAGtgccaaagaaaaaagcaagctgaagTTACAGAGCGGCAGTAACAGCA CTGGTATCCCTCGCTCAGTGTTAAAAGATTGGCGCAAAGTAAAGAAGCTGAAGCAAACAGGAGAGTCCTTTTTGCAGGATGATTCTTGCTCTGAAATAGGACCAAATTtgcaaaaatgcagagaatGTAGACTAATAAGAAGTAAGAAAGGAGAAGAACCAACTCACTCACCAGTGTTCTGTAGATTTTACTACTTTCGGAG attATCTTTTAGTAAGAATGGAGTGGTTAGGATAGATGGTTTCTCCTCTCCTGATCAATATGATGATGAAGCACTGAGTTTATGGACACATGAAAACTATGAAGATGACGAACTGGACCTAGAAACTTCTAAATACATTCTAGATATCATAGGTGATAAATTTTGTCAGCTAGTGACATCTGAGAAAACAGCCATGTCCTGGGTGAAGAAAGACG ccaAAATTGCATGGAAGAGAGCAGTGAGAGGAGTCCGTGAGATGTGTGATGCATGTGAAGCCACATTATTTAACATTCATTGGGTCTGCCAAAAATGTGGATTTGTGGTCTGCCTAGATTGTtacaaggcaaaggaaagaaaaagttctaGAG ATAAGGAGTTATATGCCTGGATGAAGTGTGTGAAGGGACAGCCTCATGATCACAAACACCTGATGCCAACACAGATTATTCCAGGCTCTG TTTTGACAGATCTTTTAGATGCTATGCACAATATTAgagaaaaatttgaaatgaaatccCATTGTCAGTGCTCCAGCAAGCAGAGCATGCAAACTGGCAAGCTCCCTGCAATGAATGGTGTGTCTCAG GTTTTGCAGAATGTCCTTAACCACAGTAATAAGATTTCTCTGTGCATGCCTGAGTCTCAACAGCAGAATACTCCTCAAAAGTCCGAGACAAATGGTAATACAAGTCCAAGGAGCGATGTAAGCACAGACAGCAAGTTAACGCCACCTGAATCCCAATCACCGCTGCATTGGTTAGCTGACCTTGCAGAGCAGAAggccagagaagaaaagaaag agaACAAAGAATGTCCTCCTGGAAAAcatgcaaaggaagagaaagaccAGGATAATTTGGAATCGCCAAACTGTAAAAGCTCCCCCCCTGCATCCCAGAACAACGAGCAGGGCTCAACCTTACGAGATTTATTAACTACAACAGCAGGCAAACTGCGTCTGGGTTCTACAGATGCTGGTATTGCTTTTGCTCCAGTTTACTCCACAGGAACAGCA AGTGGCAAGAGTGGAAGGACTATGCCAAACATTCTTGATGACATAATTGCTTCAGTAGTAGAAAACAAGATTCCACCAAATAGAGCACCAAAGATAAAtgtaaaatctgaaataaaagatgagCCAAAGGATGACAGAAAATGTATTCAGGATGACTGCAGTAAACTGTACAGTGATATTCAGTATTCGTGGATCTGTGATAAGCATGTTTTGTGGCTCAGAGAccataaaaacaacaacaactgGAAGCTCTTCAAAGAGTGCTGGAAACAAGGAAGG ccTGTTTTAGTGTCCGGTATGCATAAGAAAATGAACTTCAGTCTGTGGAAAGCTGAGTCAATTAGTCTAGATTTTGGAAACCAGCAAGCTGATATCTTGAATTGCAAAGACAGTATTATTTCAAACACCAATGTCAAGGAATTCTGGGATGGTTTCGAAGATGTTTCAA AAcggcagaaaataaaaaatggggaAACAGCTCTACTAAAGCTGAAAGATTGGCCTTCTGGTGAAGATTTCAAGGCTATGATGCCAGCAAG ATACGAGGACTTATTAAAAAGTTTACCCTTGCCTGAATATTGTAGTCCAGAAGGAAAACTAAACTTGGCTTCTCATCTGCCAGGATTTTTTGTCCGTCCAGATTTGGGACCCAGACTATGCAGTGCATATG GTGTGGCTGCTACTAAAGACCATGATATAGGAACCACAAATCTCCATATTGAAGTTTCTGATGTCGTGAACATCCTTGTTTATGTTGGCATAGCAAAAGGAAATGGAGTACTTTCCAAATCAG GAGTTTTGAAGAAGTTTGAAGAGGAAGATTTGGATGACCTTTTAAGGAAGCGGTTGAAAGATTCAAGTGAATTGCCTGGTGCTTTATGGCACATTTATGCTGGCAAAGATGCTGACAAGATAAGGGAGTTTCTGCAGAAG ATAGCAAAAGAACAAGGCTTAGAAGTTTTACCGGAGCATGATCCAATACGTGATCAGAGTTGGTATGTGAACAAAAAACTTCGCCAAAGACTTCTTGAAGAATACGGAGTAAAAACCTGTACGGTTATTCAGTTTCTTGGTGATGCTATTATCCTACCAGCAGGAGCACTTCATCAG